In the genome of Candidatus Bathyarchaeota archaeon, the window ATGCTTGTCACCCAGTCGGTATGGCTGCGGCCTATGGCGCTCTAACAACTTACAAAGAAGAGAAGCTCATGGAACATGCGGAGAAAATGGGCAAATACTTAGAAGAAAAACTAAAAGGACTTGAGGAGAGGCATAAATCCATCGGCAACGTCAGCGGACTAGGTCTCATTTGGGGAATCGAATTCGTTAAGAACAAGGAAACAAAAGAACCCTTCGTGCCAGAAGACAAACGCAAATTCTGGTATGATGACTACATGAAGTATCCCTGTAAGATTATTGGAGCCAAGTGCTTCGAACGTCGGTTACTTGTCTCAACATTTGCAGCGAATAACGTGACTCTTATGCCGCCGGTAATCGTGACAGAGAAAGACATAGACCTCGCAATAGACATTTTGGATGATGCAATTAAAGAAATCGACAAAATGGCCTCTTAAATCTATAATTCCCCTGATTTTTTTCCTTTTAAATCCTGTTGGGAAATTTGAGATGAGAGTTGCCACTATTCAAGCAAGACCGATCGACGGGTTGCATTCCGAGAAAAATGTTCCACGTGCGTTAAAACTTCTAGAGGAAGCTGCGGAGAAAAACATAGACCTAGCCTGTTTTCCTGACGGATACCCTTCCACAGGTGAAAAGAAAATCTGTAAAAAGGCGCAGGATCTGAATATATATGTAATTGCATCTATTCTAACAAAATGTAAAAACGGAAAATATTGCAACGAAGGTGTATTAATCAGCCCATCTGGGGAGATTTTGGGAAGACACGAAAAAACAGTTTTACTTTGGGCGTTTGAAGAAGACATAATTCGACGGGGTAAAGAATTAAATGTATTTAAAACGAAGCTAGGCAACATTGGCGTATTAAAATGCTCAGAAACGCTTTATCCTGAGCCTGCAGCCAATCTAACTTTGAAAGGTGCTGATATAATTTTCGTGCAAGCAAATTTTCTATCGAATTTACTTGAGTTCTGGCATCGTATATTGATGGTGAGATCCTGGGAAAATTGGATGCCGATAGTCGCGGTAAACACAGCGAAGTGGAAGAAAGAAAGCATCATTTACAAGAATTTTGAATTGAGTCCCTCATATGGCGGCAAAAGTGTCGTATTTGTACCAGAGAATTTTCAGACCCTCGATGAGTTTATGGTAAGGCCTTTTAACGGTGGAATTTTCTACACCAAGAAAAGAATGTGTAAAGCCATGGCTGGTTATGGAGAAGAAATAATTCTTGCTAATATAGACTTGAGTATTTACCGGCGATTTAGGGAAGTTTTTTTCAAAAATAGAAAAATGCAATTTTTCAGTTATGGCGATGTTAAACAGATAGGTTCAGGACAAGACGATTTGAGAGGACGAGACTATGATGATCCGCCCCTCGTTAAAGCCGTATCCGATAGTTCCCTTTTTTAAGCCGCTGCAAAGAAGTGCGATGAAGTACGGGGATAAAGTTGCTGTAATACAAGCAGTGGAAGGCAAGATAAGGGAGCTAACGTTCCGGACGCTTAACGCTCTTTCTGACAGGCTGGCTCTCGGACTAATTGATTTCGGGATAAAGAAAGACGACGTAGTAGCACTTCTCGAATATAATAGCCCTGAGTACATAATTAGCGTGTATGGCATAACAAAGGCAGGTGCGATCGTAACTCCCTTAAACACAATGGTAAAAGGAGATGAAGCGGAATACCAGCTTAAAGACTCAGAAGCTAAGATTATTATTGTTAATAAAGACCTATCCAATGTTGTGGCTTCAATAAGAAACAGGACGAGACTTGAAAAAGTGATTGTGATAGGCGAAAATGTACCCTCGGAAACCATATCTTTCGATATTTTGTTAAAAAGGGAATGCACTTTAAGGGAATGCAAGATGCTTCACCAACTAGAAAGAATAATCAGTCCAAAAGAGGATTTGGCG includes:
- a CDS encoding carbon-nitrogen hydrolase family protein — translated: MRVATIQARPIDGLHSEKNVPRALKLLEEAAEKNIDLACFPDGYPSTGEKKICKKAQDLNIYVIASILTKCKNGKYCNEGVLISPSGEILGRHEKTVLLWAFEEDIIRRGKELNVFKTKLGNIGVLKCSETLYPEPAANLTLKGADIIFVQANFLSNLLEFWHRILMVRSWENWMPIVAVNTAKWKKESIIYKNFELSPSYGGKSVVFVPENFQTLDEFMVRPFNGGIFYTKKRMCKAMAGYGEEIILANIDLSIYRRFREVFFKNRKMQFFSYGDVKQIGSGQDDLRGRDYDDPPLVKAVSDSSLF